A genomic segment from Nicotiana tabacum cultivar K326 chromosome 7, ASM71507v2, whole genome shotgun sequence encodes:
- the LOC107802437 gene encoding hypothetical protein At1g04090-like translates to MGNRSSNLDNDNNISRPIDTPFKLPSPLPTWPSGQGFATGVIDLGGLEVSQISSLAKVWATQEGGPDDLGATFFEPSNLPNGFFMLGSYSQPNNLPLFGSVLAGKDSTGDTLKMPTDYTLVWSSENLNIKQDSVGYIWLPIPPEGYKAVGHVVTTSPQKPSLDKIHCVRSDLTDVSESDDWIWGNNGLNVYSSRPRDRGINALGVSTGAFVASNNGTADSLACLKNVKANLSAMPNLNQVQALFQAYSPLYYFHPDEQYYPSSITWFFQNGALLYTKGQESAPVAIEPNGSNLPQGGSNDGAFWLDLPTDDSAKDQVKKGDLQAATAYLHIKPMFGATYTDIALWLFYPFNGPARAKIEFMTIPLGKIGQHVGDWEHVTLRISNFNGELQGVYFSQHSGGNWVIASQLEFQNGNKPVAYSSLHGHASYAQPGKNMQGNSNIGLRNDTAKGQMMDTGANYSIVAAEYLTIVEPAWLNYAREWGPKISYDIANELQKVERFLPGKLKKAVEKLVKSLPNEVLGEEGPTGPKFKDMWNGDERG, encoded by the exons ATGGGGAACAGAAGTTCAAATCTTGATAATGACAACAATATTTCACGTCCAATTGATACTCCATTTAAGCTTCCTTCTCCATTGCCCACTTGGCCTTCAG GTCAAGGCTTTGCTACTGGAGTCATTGATCTTGGAGGTTTAGAAGTGTCTCAAATATCATCATTGGCTAAAGTTTGGGCTACTCAAGAAGGTGGACCAGATGATCTTGGAGCTACATTTTTTGAACCATCAAATTTACCAAATGGATTCTTTATGCTTGGCTCCTATAGCCAACCTAACAATTTGCCCCTCTTCGGATCGGTTCTTGCTGGAAAAGATTCAACAGGAGACACGCTAAAGATGCCAACTGACTATACACTTGTATGGAGTAGTGAGAACTTGAATATCAAGCAGGATAGTGTTGGCTATATTTGGCTGCCAATTCCTCCTGAAGGTTATAAAGCTGTAGGCCACGTTGTAACAACGTCGCCTCAAAAGCCTTCTCTTGACAAAATTCATTGTGTTCGTTCTGATTTAACCGATGTGTCTGAAAGTGATGATTGGATTTGGGGCAATAATGGATTGAATGTGTATTCATCAAGACCAAGAGACAGAGGAATCAATGCTTTAGGAGTGTCTACTGGTGCTTTTGTTGCTTCAAATAATGGAACTGCAGATTCATTAGCTTGTTTGAAAAATGTCAAAGCTAATTTATCTGCTATGCCAAATTTGAACCAAGTTCAAGCACTGTTTCAAGCCTACTCTCCTTTGTATTATTTCCATCCTGATGAACAATATTATCCTTCCTCTATCACTTGGTTTTTTCAGAATGGAGCATTATTGTATACCAAAGGGCAAGAATCTGCACCAGTTGCGATTGAGCCAAATGGTTCAAATCTTCCTCAAGGTGGTTCAAATGATGGTGCTTTTTGGTTGGATTTGCCAACTGATGATTCAGCAAAAGATCAAGTCAAGAAAGGAGATTTGCAGGCTGCTACAGCCTATTTACACATTAAACCAATGTTTGGCGCGACGTATACTGATATTGCTCTATGGCTATTTTACCCCTTTAATGGCCCAGCTAGAGCAAAAATCGAATTCATGACTATTCCATTAGGGAAAATTGGACAGCACGTTGGCGATTGGGAGCACGTTACGTTAAGGATTAGTAACTTCAATGGTGAGTTACAAGGTGTGTACTTCTCTCAACATAGTGGAGGGAATTGGGTAATTGCTTCTCAGCTTGAATTCCAAAATGGTAACAAACCCGTGGCCTATTCTTCGTTGCACGGTCATGCTTCTTATGCCCAACCAGGGAAAAATATGCAGGGGAATAGCAACATAGGCTTAAGAAATGACACAGCAAAAGGGCAGATGATGGACACTGGAGCAAACTATTCAATAGTTGCTGCTGAATACTTAACAATTGTTGAACCAGCATGGTTGAACTATGCTAGAGAATGGGGTCCAAAAATCAGCTATGATATTGCAAATGAACTCCAAAAAGTGGAGAGATTTTTGCCAGGGAAACTGAAGAAGGCTGTTGAGAAACTTGTGAAAAGTCTACCAAATGAGGTGTTGGGTGAAGAAGGACCAACCGGACCCAAGTTTAAGGACATGTGGAATGGTGATGAAAGGGGTTAA